A stretch of the Streptomyces lydicus genome encodes the following:
- a CDS encoding phosphotransferase-like protein — MSRQGVILYGPPAAGKDTVTTALTKQSPRYAQFARLKVGTGKSNGYRMGTAERLRELEAAGDVVYANARYGNTYVLDRPGLDTAFAAGVPVVHLGQVDGIRALVDGYPAAWTVVLLWCPREVTEQRSIGRGDSDTTARLAAWDATREDLDTHPDLAWDLTVDTTAVSPQVAARLIDQVLVQRAGAATA; from the coding sequence ATGAGTCGGCAGGGCGTGATCCTCTACGGTCCGCCGGCGGCGGGCAAGGACACCGTCACCACGGCGCTCACCAAGCAGAGCCCGCGGTACGCCCAGTTCGCGCGGCTCAAGGTCGGGACGGGCAAGTCCAACGGCTACCGGATGGGTACGGCGGAACGGCTGCGTGAGCTGGAGGCTGCGGGCGACGTCGTCTATGCGAACGCGCGGTACGGCAACACATACGTGCTCGACCGGCCGGGTCTGGACACTGCGTTCGCGGCCGGGGTGCCAGTGGTGCACCTCGGACAGGTCGACGGCATCCGCGCTCTGGTCGACGGTTACCCAGCAGCCTGGACGGTTGTGCTGCTGTGGTGCCCGCGCGAGGTGACCGAGCAGCGATCCATCGGCCGGGGCGACAGCGACACCACGGCGCGCCTGGCGGCGTGGGATGCGACCCGCGAGGACCTGGACACGCACCCGGACCTGGCCTGGGATCTGACCGTGGACACCACCGCGGTGTCACCGCAGGTGGCCGCGCGGCTCATCGACCAGGTGCTCGTGCAACGGGCGGGAGCAGCGACGGCATGA
- a CDS encoding DUF1932 domain-containing protein, with product MDQPTVGILHPGSMGAAVAACAAVNADVLWCEAGRSTASAARAEKFGLTPVPTLRELLDRSDIVISLCPPAAAEDLAGDVAQHGFTGVYVEANAINPERAQRIAALLGPDAIVVDGGVVGSPPVRGKTPTLYLSGPLDAAERIEALFACTAVRTAVLGTEVGTASALKLSYASFQKTSRVLVALAVGMAREYGVDQELIEVASRRTDSYLSEPQYVAKTAARAWRWGPELEEAADALAAAGLPPEMLRAAVSTLARWHDAKDDSELTLTDALDRLAQP from the coding sequence ATGGACCAGCCGACCGTCGGCATCCTCCACCCCGGCAGCATGGGCGCCGCGGTCGCGGCCTGCGCCGCGGTGAACGCAGACGTCCTGTGGTGCGAAGCCGGGCGCAGCACTGCATCGGCGGCCCGCGCCGAGAAGTTCGGTCTGACCCCGGTGCCCACACTGCGCGAGCTGCTGGACCGCAGCGACATCGTCATCAGCCTCTGCCCGCCGGCTGCCGCCGAAGACCTGGCCGGCGACGTAGCCCAGCACGGCTTCACCGGGGTGTATGTGGAGGCGAACGCCATCAACCCCGAGAGGGCGCAGCGGATCGCCGCGCTGCTCGGGCCGGACGCGATCGTCGTGGACGGCGGCGTCGTCGGCTCCCCACCGGTACGCGGCAAGACTCCGACGCTGTACCTGTCCGGACCGCTCGACGCGGCGGAGCGGATCGAGGCGCTGTTCGCATGCACCGCCGTCCGGACGGCGGTGCTGGGCACGGAGGTCGGGACGGCGTCCGCGCTGAAGCTGTCGTACGCGAGCTTCCAGAAGACTTCGCGCGTGCTGGTTGCGCTTGCGGTCGGCATGGCCCGTGAGTACGGCGTCGACCAGGAGCTCATCGAGGTCGCCTCCCGGCGCACCGACTCGTACCTGTCCGAGCCGCAGTACGTCGCCAAGACCGCCGCGCGTGCCTGGCGCTGGGGTCCGGAGCTGGAGGAAGCCGCCGACGCGCTTGCGGCCGCCGGGCTGCCGCCGGAGATGTTGCGCGCGGCCGTGTCCACGCTGGCACGGTGGCACGACGCCAAGGACGACAGCGAGCTCACGCTCACCGACGCCCTGGACCGACTCGCCCAGCCGTAG
- a CDS encoding conjugal transfer protein TraB, translated as MSSELAPRNTNAAPAPANGDNRYKAVQTKLARLGKALDDAAVDLEVLRRSMQGNANHTDGVATDVENADLDAKFVVLTTNVATALVGAARSVKVLKDTTQETADLTHKTRRAHAKLYGALDDIRSNRREKTPKAGFFNR; from the coding sequence ATGAGCAGCGAGCTCGCACCCCGCAACACCAACGCCGCGCCCGCCCCGGCCAACGGCGACAACCGGTACAAGGCTGTCCAGACCAAGCTGGCCAGGCTCGGCAAGGCCCTGGACGACGCCGCCGTTGACCTGGAGGTCCTGCGCCGCAGCATGCAGGGCAACGCCAATCACACCGACGGCGTCGCCACCGACGTCGAGAACGCCGACCTCGATGCGAAGTTCGTCGTCCTGACCACCAACGTGGCCACTGCCCTGGTCGGCGCCGCCCGGTCGGTCAAGGTCCTCAAGGACACCACCCAGGAGACCGCCGACCTCACCCACAAGACCCGGCGCGCCCACGCCAAGCTCTACGGCGCGCTGGACGACATCCGCTCCAACCGGCGCGAGAAGACCCCCAAGGCCGGCTTCTTCAACCGCTGA
- a CDS encoding ATP/GTP-binding protein, which translates to MMEQNGKLHAAMMKAKGDKAAARGKADADRSKSSGSGLGADKGRSKAGGGSGSSRGGGGSGPSRSNSGPGSNRPGSSRGSNSGVPGGRSGAGSTGGGGGGKGGTKGPERSSGSRTPGSGRNGPSGGSKGSQAGSGSSGRSGSDRGGSSKGDGGGRGQHGPASSARAERARGRQERAGARQAGRQERRSAGHTAGIADRTKDRDQARAQRQRAWEERRAKRQERDAARKAKREAKREAAESSEPGRTTLGQAVTEEAQRRWDKRRADAKDAKDRKDAEAKDAKDAKDRKDRKDRKDGKGADGKGEKTAKDGPGGASSAARDGEASDGPGKESKAGDGPSDGSKERRRFRRRRTGAGTAGRHGRARRTGTGRAGTGRTWRGRAGRAGRRRGRPSDSPFGAQDPTPTVEWPDRPTRPPRTGSKGEDDIVDADIVPDAPAAVTTGVKGLPPAPEKHTKRPGTSRPGMDGSSVSTQTSRQSGHSGLASQHRTDITFDQYLMEMANIAMKAASDRERAEALMETIGKVAGALREMAADLIGDHNIDTKVTDLIADLADSASRMKAQAGRCAEQCGIAKEAARIAATAVARIYGQDMNAKEDAGLEHASAAAHHD; encoded by the coding sequence ATGATGGAGCAGAATGGAAAGCTCCATGCCGCGATGATGAAAGCGAAGGGCGACAAGGCGGCGGCGCGCGGAAAGGCTGATGCCGACCGCTCGAAGTCGTCCGGCTCCGGCCTGGGGGCGGACAAGGGCCGCTCGAAGGCCGGCGGCGGGAGCGGGTCCTCGCGCGGCGGAGGCGGCAGCGGACCGTCCCGCAGCAACTCGGGCCCGGGGTCGAACCGGCCCGGGTCGTCGCGCGGCTCTAACTCCGGCGTCCCCGGCGGGCGTTCGGGGGCCGGATCGACCGGGGGCGGCGGAGGCGGCAAGGGCGGCACGAAGGGCCCTGAGCGGTCCTCTGGCAGTCGTACTCCCGGTTCCGGGCGCAACGGGCCGTCTGGGGGCTCGAAAGGCTCCCAGGCGGGCTCTGGCAGCTCCGGTCGGAGCGGTTCGGATCGAGGCGGTAGCTCGAAGGGTGACGGCGGCGGCCGGGGTCAGCACGGCCCGGCGTCCAGCGCCCGTGCCGAGCGGGCCCGCGGCCGCCAGGAGCGCGCCGGGGCCCGGCAGGCCGGGCGCCAAGAGCGGCGCAGCGCCGGGCACACCGCTGGCATCGCCGACCGGACCAAGGACCGCGACCAGGCCCGCGCCCAGCGGCAGCGGGCGTGGGAGGAGCGCCGTGCGAAGCGCCAGGAGCGCGACGCGGCACGGAAAGCGAAGCGGGAGGCAAAGCGGGAGGCCGCGGAGTCGTCCGAACCGGGCCGCACCACCTTGGGACAGGCCGTCACGGAGGAAGCCCAGCGCCGCTGGGACAAGCGCCGCGCCGACGCGAAGGACGCCAAGGACCGCAAGGACGCCGAAGCGAAGGACGCGAAGGACGCCAAGGACCGCAAGGACCGCAAGGACCGCAAGGACGGCAAGGGCGCCGACGGCAAGGGCGAGAAGACCGCCAAGGATGGGCCCGGCGGGGCCTCCAGCGCGGCCAGGGACGGTGAGGCGTCCGATGGGCCGGGCAAGGAATCCAAGGCCGGTGACGGGCCGTCTGACGGTTCGAAGGAGCGGCGCCGGTTCCGGCGTCGGCGCACGGGCGCAGGAACCGCCGGACGGCACGGACGTGCCCGCCGCACCGGTACCGGCCGGGCCGGTACCGGCCGAACGTGGCGCGGGCGCGCTGGTCGTGCCGGGCGGCGGCGCGGCCGGCCGTCGGACAGCCCGTTCGGCGCGCAGGACCCCACCCCGACGGTGGAGTGGCCCGACCGGCCCACCCGCCCACCGCGCACCGGCAGCAAGGGCGAGGACGACATCGTCGACGCGGACATCGTCCCCGATGCGCCCGCAGCCGTGACCACCGGCGTCAAGGGCCTGCCGCCCGCGCCGGAGAAGCACACCAAGCGGCCCGGCACCAGCCGGCCCGGCATGGATGGGAGCAGCGTGAGCACGCAGACCAGCAGGCAGTCCGGGCACAGCGGCCTTGCCAGCCAGCACCGCACGGACATCACGTTCGACCAGTACCTGATGGAGATGGCGAACATCGCCATGAAAGCCGCCTCCGACCGTGAGCGCGCCGAGGCTCTGATGGAGACCATCGGCAAGGTGGCCGGCGCCTTGCGGGAGATGGCCGCCGACCTGATCGGTGACCACAACATCGACACCAAGGTCACCGACCTGATCGCGGATCTGGCGGACTCCGCGTCCCGCATGAAGGCGCAGGCCGGGCGGTGTGCCGAGCAGTGCGGCATCGCCAAGGAAGCCGCCCGGATCGCGGCCACCGCGGTCGCCCGCATCTACGGCCAGGACATGAACGCCAAGGAAGACGCGGGCCTCGAGCACGCGTCGGCCGCCGCCCACCACGACTGA
- a CDS encoding chromosome segregation protein ParM: MTTPPSVALERLAYTLVAPVLAVAPNIYPDSPVNQVVQLAGAAGIGGWVLAVKSDEPGAGRKILRWAPLVLAAAVDVAARHTPGWGPYWLDGLLAAGWAAAGYLVMPFSRHTRRRHRPAAATPTPVPELAPAEAPEPSVAHPDDGANLLTRQARMLWEQAGMPARTHIVKATRHPGQRHDMTILLRASETGRPISGLTQDAVAAPFGVHSSDVALAEVAIQPGRQGGPGWMEAHITPDANQRRRKKPTPQERWMDRVGGPKGGAPGSELVHKTRDDERGVTFYRAKMADSTDTPRIDLAKVCRALNLPEDDSCVFVLIDGNEFLISAFDTPPLSAIFPATRELLTPDTKGMFVCGFTITGQPVKTMVYQHDKNAPAHGLTLGVSRSGKTQYFAINMAAQSLDGQVVWLSTVRKDEKTTTLGRYIDRQGSNALWMARSLRAAKALCEIRAEMPWPHDGQPHDYKPGDPRCPYRQLNVYADEFMTAAQDGDFGEFIQKDGEDLTVTGLKYGIGFNPAGQSPFAHNGFSTEMKDNLRQNSRPVIFNMGSPGATRKAAEGTMENAYDVPTIPARYSRQEGSAIERAIKGEADPENGVSTGGVAVIVLDNGRAVLMRSLYADFDTDLSNLFPDEVNRLTDYEISELEKRGLWGDWYREPEPGEFWPAPKDDDSDGGDGKSRHRGAGGGSKGGGRDAKSGSHRPEPQVTSARQALEAIKSLTDA; this comes from the coding sequence GTGACCACGCCGCCCAGCGTCGCGCTCGAACGCCTCGCCTACACCCTCGTCGCGCCCGTGCTGGCCGTGGCCCCGAACATCTACCCCGACAGCCCCGTCAACCAGGTCGTGCAGCTGGCCGGCGCCGCCGGAATCGGCGGCTGGGTCCTCGCCGTCAAGAGCGATGAGCCCGGAGCCGGACGCAAGATCCTGCGCTGGGCCCCGCTGGTCCTGGCCGCCGCCGTCGACGTCGCCGCCAGGCACACCCCCGGCTGGGGCCCGTACTGGCTGGACGGGCTGCTCGCCGCCGGATGGGCGGCGGCCGGCTACCTGGTGATGCCGTTCTCCCGGCACACCCGCCGCCGCCACCGCCCCGCCGCCGCGACCCCGACCCCGGTCCCGGAGTTGGCGCCCGCCGAAGCTCCGGAGCCATCCGTGGCGCATCCGGACGACGGCGCCAACCTGCTCACCCGCCAGGCGCGGATGCTGTGGGAGCAGGCCGGGATGCCCGCCCGCACCCACATCGTCAAGGCCACCCGGCACCCCGGCCAGCGCCACGACATGACGATCCTGCTGCGCGCCTCGGAGACCGGACGACCCATCAGCGGTCTCACGCAGGATGCCGTCGCCGCCCCGTTCGGCGTGCACTCCAGCGACGTCGCCCTCGCGGAGGTCGCCATCCAGCCCGGCCGCCAGGGCGGACCCGGCTGGATGGAAGCCCACATCACCCCCGACGCCAACCAGCGCCGCCGCAAGAAGCCGACGCCGCAGGAGCGCTGGATGGACCGGGTCGGCGGGCCCAAGGGCGGCGCACCCGGCTCCGAGCTGGTCCACAAGACCCGCGACGACGAACGCGGGGTCACTTTCTACCGGGCGAAGATGGCCGACTCCACCGACACCCCGCGCATCGACCTGGCCAAGGTCTGCCGCGCGCTGAACCTGCCCGAGGACGACTCCTGCGTGTTCGTCCTCATCGACGGCAACGAGTTCCTGATCAGCGCTTTCGACACCCCGCCGCTCAGCGCGATCTTCCCCGCCACCCGCGAGCTGCTGACCCCGGACACCAAGGGCATGTTCGTGTGCGGGTTCACCATCACCGGCCAGCCGGTGAAGACCATGGTCTACCAGCACGACAAGAACGCCCCGGCCCACGGCCTCACCCTCGGCGTGTCCCGCTCCGGCAAGACGCAGTACTTCGCGATCAACATGGCCGCACAGTCCCTCGACGGCCAGGTGGTGTGGCTGTCCACCGTCCGCAAGGACGAGAAGACCACCACGCTGGGCCGGTACATCGACCGGCAGGGCTCGAACGCGCTGTGGATGGCCCGTTCGCTGCGGGCGGCGAAGGCGCTGTGCGAGATCCGGGCGGAGATGCCCTGGCCGCACGACGGCCAGCCGCACGACTACAAGCCGGGCGACCCCCGCTGCCCCTACCGGCAGCTGAACGTGTACGCGGACGAGTTCATGACCGCGGCGCAGGACGGGGACTTCGGCGAGTTCATCCAAAAGGACGGCGAGGACCTCACGGTCACCGGGCTGAAGTACGGCATCGGCTTCAACCCGGCGGGCCAGTCGCCGTTCGCGCACAACGGGTTCTCCACGGAGATGAAGGACAACCTGCGGCAGAACAGCAGGCCGGTGATCTTCAACATGGGTTCGCCCGGCGCCACCCGCAAGGCCGCGGAGGGCACCATGGAGAACGCCTACGACGTGCCGACCATCCCGGCCCGCTACTCCCGCCAGGAAGGCTCCGCGATCGAGCGGGCCATCAAGGGCGAGGCCGACCCCGAGAACGGCGTGTCCACCGGCGGCGTCGCCGTCATCGTCCTCGACAACGGCCGCGCCGTGCTCATGCGGTCGCTGTACGCGGACTTCGACACCGACCTGTCCAACCTATTCCCCGACGAGGTCAACCGGCTCACCGACTACGAGATCAGCGAGCTGGAGAAGCGCGGCCTGTGGGGCGACTGGTACCGCGAGCCCGAGCCCGGCGAGTTCTGGCCCGCCCCCAAGGACGACGACAGCGACGGCGGCGACGGCAAGTCCCGTCACCGCGGCGCCGGAGGGGGCAGCAAGGGCGGCGGGCGCGACGCGAAGTCCGGCAGCCACCGTCCCGAGCCGCAGGTCACCTCTGCCCGCCAGGCGCTGGAAGCCATCAAGAGCCTCACCGACGCCTGA
- a CDS encoding AAA family ATPase — MMMTEGNRVGKLNRAGWRPDRLREQREAHGLTLERAGEQLRQVAEQAKLKGVPAANPQTLWQHEQGEVYPGPHYRRAYCLLYRATEPDLGLRAALPGEETSFKLTPMDDRLNGSHVLAVERAIHRIAPGSGDADHLALQQRIIDAWKRRHTGGDPHRPVLILVGGYAGSGKTELARFFVQLTGWPLLDKDPLTRPLVEKLLVALGGDANDRHTALYRENVRPVEYDCLMQSAMANIRCGISTVLSAPFIAEMTDAAWMQRLANRAGSLGVDVFPVWVRCDEESMREYIGFRSAARDAWKLSRWEDYMSTIDLELRPAVPHLVVDNRLGAAVSLADQARQALGAVYA; from the coding sequence ATGATGATGACGGAGGGGAACAGGGTGGGGAAGCTCAATCGAGCAGGGTGGCGGCCGGACCGGCTGCGGGAGCAGCGGGAGGCACACGGCCTGACTCTGGAGAGGGCAGGTGAACAGCTTCGGCAGGTCGCCGAGCAGGCCAAGCTCAAGGGCGTCCCCGCCGCGAATCCTCAGACTCTGTGGCAGCACGAGCAGGGTGAGGTCTATCCGGGACCGCACTACCGTCGCGCCTACTGCCTCCTCTACCGGGCAACTGAGCCCGACCTCGGTCTCCGCGCTGCGCTGCCGGGCGAGGAGACGAGTTTCAAGCTCACGCCGATGGACGACCGCCTCAACGGGTCGCACGTTCTGGCCGTCGAACGAGCCATTCACCGCATCGCCCCTGGTAGCGGCGACGCCGACCACCTTGCTCTGCAGCAGCGCATCATCGATGCCTGGAAGCGGAGGCACACCGGTGGGGACCCGCACCGCCCCGTCCTGATCCTGGTCGGTGGGTACGCCGGCAGCGGGAAGACCGAGCTGGCGAGGTTCTTCGTCCAGCTCACCGGCTGGCCGCTGCTCGACAAGGACCCGCTCACGAGGCCGCTCGTGGAGAAGCTGTTGGTCGCGCTGGGTGGTGACGCAAACGACCGGCATACCGCTCTGTACCGGGAGAACGTTCGGCCGGTGGAGTACGACTGCTTGATGCAGTCGGCCATGGCCAACATCCGGTGCGGGATCAGCACGGTGCTCAGCGCACCATTCATCGCGGAGATGACGGACGCGGCCTGGATGCAGCGCCTGGCCAACCGTGCAGGCTCGCTGGGCGTCGATGTCTTCCCGGTGTGGGTGCGCTGCGATGAGGAGTCGATGCGCGAGTACATCGGTTTCCGTTCCGCGGCGCGGGACGCGTGGAAGCTGTCGCGGTGGGAGGACTACATGTCGACGATCGATCTGGAGCTGCGCCCGGCGGTGCCGCATCTGGTCGTCGACAACCGGCTGGGGGCTGCTGTGTCGCTCGCGGACCAGGCCCGGCAGGCGTTGGGGGCGGTGTACGCATGA
- a CDS encoding GntR family transcriptional regulator translates to MPYRGPGKGYADVAAHFRQQIQSGELAPGDTLPSVADIRSEFDVAAKTVSRALALLKSEGLVAARGALGTVVTMSPTVITGADRIDRMARNGLRYAPGETSAGHQVMRRSAVDPEVCEALSLEPGDEVVIRIRTFRQGDKATSVGVSVYAVQATNIVPELADPDRMERYWADIYTERTDREVVKGQRTARARQASQDELEALEIDAPQHVSVAVLVTSQTFHDESGPLAYWEDVYAPGTQMPISG, encoded by the coding sequence ATGCCGTACAGAGGACCGGGCAAGGGGTACGCCGACGTCGCAGCCCACTTCCGCCAGCAGATTCAGAGCGGCGAACTCGCCCCGGGGGACACGCTCCCTTCGGTCGCGGACATCCGTTCCGAATTCGACGTCGCAGCTAAGACCGTCAGTCGCGCTCTCGCCCTCCTGAAGAGCGAGGGCCTCGTCGCGGCCCGAGGCGCTCTTGGGACGGTCGTGACGATGTCGCCCACGGTGATCACAGGGGCCGACCGGATCGACCGCATGGCGAGGAACGGCCTGCGCTACGCCCCCGGCGAGACCTCGGCAGGACACCAGGTGATGCGCAGGTCGGCAGTCGACCCCGAAGTATGTGAGGCGCTGAGCCTCGAACCCGGCGACGAGGTCGTCATCCGGATCCGGACCTTCCGTCAAGGAGACAAGGCCACGTCGGTCGGGGTTTCCGTCTACGCCGTGCAGGCGACCAACATCGTTCCCGAACTCGCGGATCCGGACCGGATGGAGCGGTACTGGGCAGACATCTACACCGAGCGAACCGATCGGGAGGTCGTGAAGGGCCAGCGCACGGCACGAGCACGGCAGGCATCGCAGGACGAGCTGGAAGCACTGGAGATCGATGCGCCGCAGCACGTGTCCGTTGCCGTACTCGTCACATCGCAGACATTCCATGACGAGAGCGGCCCTCTCGCCTACTGGGAAGATGTCTACGCCCCTGGCACCCAAATGCCCATTTCGGGCTAG
- a CDS encoding HAD family hydrolase, with translation MARLVFFDLDGTLADRQSALSDAVTSLCRSHTLPPDAEQWLRTELADRANADDFARLREAFGLDVPAADLWQEYVDLMSAAVTCRPEVLEGLARLRAAAWTIGVVTNGAGDIQRAKLATTGLADLVDGVAVSGDLEIRKPDLRLFQLGATRCGVSLADGGWMVGDNPAGDIGGGHQAGLRTIWLRGRPWPDGLPAAHYVVADVADAITILLNETE, from the coding sequence GTGGCACGCCTCGTGTTCTTTGACCTGGATGGCACGCTGGCCGATCGGCAGTCGGCGCTCAGCGATGCCGTGACCAGCCTGTGCCGCTCCCACACGCTCCCCCCAGATGCCGAACAGTGGCTGCGCACCGAGCTGGCCGACCGCGCAAACGCCGACGATTTCGCCCGACTGCGGGAAGCCTTCGGCCTGGATGTGCCCGCGGCGGACCTGTGGCAGGAATACGTCGACCTCATGTCGGCCGCCGTCACCTGCCGTCCCGAAGTCCTCGAGGGCCTGGCTCGTCTGCGCGCGGCCGCGTGGACGATCGGCGTCGTCACCAACGGGGCCGGTGACATCCAGCGGGCCAAACTGGCCACGACCGGCCTCGCCGACCTGGTCGATGGTGTCGCCGTCTCGGGCGACCTGGAGATCCGTAAGCCGGACCTGCGCCTCTTTCAACTTGGGGCCACCCGCTGCGGCGTTAGCCTCGCGGACGGCGGTTGGATGGTCGGCGACAACCCGGCCGGAGACATCGGCGGCGGCCACCAGGCCGGACTGCGCACCATCTGGCTGCGCGGCCGTCCCTGGCCCGACGGCCTTCCCGCCGCACACTACGTCGTCGCCGACGTCGCTGACGCCATCACCATCCTGCTCAACGAGACGGAGTAG